The window GCTCCCGAGGCGCTCACGAGCTGCCCTAAAAGGCGGGGCTTTAGACCCAATCAATTTCCTGGTAACCGCGGGATTCCAGTTCTAATGCCAGGTCTTTCCCCCCTGTTAACACAATTTTTCCCTCTTCCATGACGTGCACAAAATCAGGGACTATGTAGTTTAACAGTCTTTGGTAGTGGGTAATTACGATCGTAGCGTTTTGGGCATTGCTGAGTTGATTGACCCCTGCCGCTACAATTTTGAGGGCATCAATATCCAACCCTGAGTCCGTTTCATCTAGGATAGCTAGCTCTGGCTCCATCACTGCCATCTGCACAATCTCATTTCTTTTTTTCTCACCGCCGGAAAAGCCTTCATTGACACTGCGCTGTAAAAAGGCAGGGTTCATCTCCACAATCTTTAGTTTCTCTTCTATAAAGTCACTAAAATCCAACAAATCCAACTCTGGCAAACCACGGTGCTTCCGTACAGCATTACAGGAGATGCGTAAAAACTCCGAATTGGTCACCCCTGGAATCTCTAGGGGATACTGAAAAGCGAGGAACAACCCTTCCCGCGCTCGGATTTCTGGCTCCCACTCTAGTAAGTTGTGTCCCTTAAAAGTGATACTGCCCCCTGTAACAGTGTAATCGGGATGTCCTGCCAGCACTTTAGAAAAGGTACTCTTTCCCGATCCGTTGGGGCCCATGATGGCGTGAATTTCTCCCCGTTTCACTTCCAGGTTGACTCCCTTCAATATCTGGGTGCCATCTACTTCAGCAGTCAGGTCTTGCACAGATAACAATGTCTCTGCTTCAGGAATGATCATGTCTTGCTACTTAACTTTGCCCTAGTTTAACACTTCGTTGGTGAGGGAGGTTGGGGGTAAGGGTGCCTTGCCGGACTGGAAGTAGTCGTACACCGTGGCGGAAATTTTGCGGATTAGTTCTTCTGCCGTGCCGTCTTCGGGGGGACGTTTCACCATCACCGTTAAAAAGTAGCGCTTGCCATTGGGAGTATCAATCATAGCAGTATCCCCTACCAGAGTAGCGATCGTGCCGGTTTTGTGTCTAACGCGGCTAGTTTCCCCCAGGGGAGCAGCAATTAGATTATTGTTTTTGGTCTGGAGCAGAATGTCCATAAACAAGTCACGACTGCGGAGAGACAGTAACTGGTTTTGTTCCACTTTGTTAAACAGTTCCACTAACTCCTTGGCAGTGGTGGTATTCGTCCCCTGGAGGTCTGGTAGGTAATTGCGCAACCGCGTCTGACTCATGCCCCATTGCTTAAACCGATCGTTGATTGGCTCAATCCCCCCTAAACGCTTGATCAGCATATTGGTAGCAGTGTTATCGCTCTCCGTGATCATCAAGGTAGCCACTTCCAGGGCAGGTACTTTTGTCCCCAGCGGGCGGTCTTGCAGGATACCCGCTTCAGGAGCTTTCACATCCTCTGTCAGTTGCAGCGTTTCATCGAGGGCAATCCCTTGCCGGTCAACCTGTTCTAAAAAGGCAACCAGAATAGGTAGTTTAATCAAGCTAGCGGCAGCGGTGAGGGTACTGGCATTGATGTCCACATACCCCCCCTGGTCCGGTTCATAGAGCATAACATAGAGGGTGAGTTTATCAGCTTCACTTTTGGGGACAAGCTCTTTGATAGCAGCAGCAAGAGTTGGGATTTCCTGTTTTAGGGGCAGGGGTGGAGGAGTAGGTGCAGTGGGCTGCTGGGCAGCGGGGGAAGGGGGAGCAGGACGATTGAAGAGGGCAGAAACAGTACCGATAATCAAACTGAGAGCCACGAGGGGCACAAGGATGACAATCAGCAGGCGAGCC is drawn from Pseudanabaenaceae cyanobacterium SKYG29 and contains these coding sequences:
- the sufC gene encoding Fe-S cluster assembly ATPase SufC codes for the protein MIIPEAETLLSVQDLTAEVDGTQILKGVNLEVKRGEIHAIMGPNGSGKSTFSKVLAGHPDYTVTGGSITFKGHNLLEWEPEIRAREGLFLAFQYPLEIPGVTNSEFLRISCNAVRKHRGLPELDLLDFSDFIEEKLKIVEMNPAFLQRSVNEGFSGGEKKRNEIVQMAVMEPELAILDETDSGLDIDALKIVAAGVNQLSNAQNATIVITHYQRLLNYIVPDFVHVMEEGKIVLTGGKDLALELESRGYQEIDWV
- a CDS encoding class A beta-lactamase-related serine hydrolase, which produces MRRLRQRRSRAQRKPMPLWLLLARLLIVILVPLVALSLIIGTVSALFNRPAPPSPAAQQPTAPTPPPLPLKQEIPTLAAAIKELVPKSEADKLTLYVMLYEPDQGGYVDINASTLTAAASLIKLPILVAFLEQVDRQGIALDETLQLTEDVKAPEAGILQDRPLGTKVPALEVATLMITESDNTATNMLIKRLGGIEPINDRFKQWGMSQTRLRNYLPDLQGTNTTTAKELVELFNKVEQNQLLSLRSRDLFMDILLQTKNNNLIAAPLGETSRVRHKTGTIATLVGDTAMIDTPNGKRYFLTVMVKRPPEDGTAEELIRKISATVYDYFQSGKAPLPPTSLTNEVLN